One part of the Macaca mulatta isolate MMU2019108-1 chromosome 6, T2T-MMU8v2.0, whole genome shotgun sequence genome encodes these proteins:
- the C6H5orf15 gene encoding keratinocyte-associated transmembrane protein 2, protein MAAVVLKRMRGSEQAKLLPGSAIQALAGLARPLVLALLLVSAALSSVVSRTDSPSPTVLNSDISTPNVNALTHENQTKPSISQISTTLPPTTSTEKSGGASVAPHPSPTTLSQEEADNNEDPSIEEEDLLMLNSSPSTAKDTLDNGDYGEPDYDWTMGPRDDDESDDTLEENRGYMEIEQSVKSFKMPSSNIEEEDSHFFFHLIIFAFCIAVVYITYHNKRKIFLLVQSRKWRDGLCSKTVEYHRLDQNVNEAMPSLKITNDYIF, encoded by the exons ATGGCCGCTGTCGTCCTGAAGAGGATGAGGGGGTCAGAACAAGCGAAACTGCTGCCCGGGTCGGCCATCCAAGCCCTTGCGGGGTTGGCGCGGCCGCTGGTCTTGGCGCTCCTGCTTGTGTCCGCTGCTCTATCCAGTG TTGTATCACGGACTGATTCACCGAGCCCAACTGTACTCAACTCAGATATTTCTACCCCAAATGTGAATGCTTTAACAcatgaaaaccaaaccaaaccttCTATTTCCCAAATCAGTACCACCCTCCCTCCCACAACGAGTACCGAGAAAAGTGGAGGAGCATCTGTGGCCCCTCATCCCTCGCCTACTACCCTGTCTCAAGAGGAAGCTGATAACAATGAAGATCCTAGTATAGAGGAGGAGGATCTTCTCATGCTGAACAGTTCTCCATCCACAGCCAAAGACACTCTAGACAATGGCGATTACGGAGAACCAGACTATGACTGGACCATGGGCCCCAGGGACGACGACGAGTCTGATGACACCTTGGAAGAAAACAGGggttacatggaaattgaacagtCAGTGAAATCTTTTAAGATGCCATCCTCAAATATAGAAGAGGAAGACagccatttcttttttcatcttattatttttgctttttgcatTGCTGTTGTTTACATTACATATCACAACAAAAGGAAg ATATTTCTTCTGGTTCAAAGCAGGAAATGGCGTGATGGCCTTTGTTCCAAAACAGTGGAATACCATCGCCTAGATCAGAATGTTAATGAGGCAATGCCTTCTTTGAAGATTACCAATGATTATATTTTCTAA